The following are encoded in a window of Alosa sapidissima isolate fAloSap1 chromosome 10, fAloSap1.pri, whole genome shotgun sequence genomic DNA:
- the LOC121721320 gene encoding C3a anaphylatoxin chemotactic receptor-like, protein MAHELGMEVVKSVQITLYLLTIILGSAGNSVVIWMVGVRMKPTATNVWLVNLAVADLVFCISRVLTVISLGLHQWSFGVQLCQVNGLLKYTNMFCSVFLLVVISVDRALCIWSPLRAKIMRTVSLSRAVSAGVWVVALALSLPYAINRTTGLDAYNNTKCTMETMVSAGGRTGLYLVRFLFGFLLPFLVIACCYVLAGWGIRQSRLKRKMKILRILVLLVSAFFLCWVPYHALLLVKMVNSKSQWVKLGLPVATGLSYFNSCVNPILYFCVGLDRQKNFKSSISGALRRALEDDGIGPVTEGQEAEGQGVILQQSTKPQDV, encoded by the coding sequence ATGGCTCATGAGTTGGggatggaggtggtgaagagtgtCCAGATCACGCTCTACCTCCTGACCATCATCCTGGGCAGTGCGGGGAACTCCGTGGTCATCTGGATGGTCGGCGTGCGAATGAAGCCGACCGCTACCAACGTGTGGCTGGTGAACCTGGCGGTGGCTGACCTGGTGTTCTGCATCTCGCGCGTCCTCACCGTCATCTCGCTCGGCCTGCACCAGTGGTCATTCGGGGTTCAGCTGTGCCAGGTGAACGGCCTGCTCAAGTACACCAACATGTTCTGCAGCGTCTTCCTCCTGGTGGTCATCAGCGTGGACAGGGCCCTGTGTATCTGGAGCCCTCTACGGGCCAAGATCATGCGCACCGTCTCCCTGTCCCGGGCGGTCAGTGCGGGTGTTTGGGTGGTGGCGCTGGCCTTGAGCTTGCCATACGCCATTAACCGCACCACTGGGCTGGACGcatacaacaacaccaagtGCACCATGGAAACCATGGTGAGTGCCGGAGGTCGGACTGGTCTGTACCTGGTGCGGTTCCTGTTTGGATTTCTCCTGCCATTCCTGGTGATCGCCTGCTGCTACGTGTTGGCCGGGTGGGGCATCAGGCAGTCGCGCCTGAAAAGGAAGATGAAGATCCTGCGCATCCTGGTCCTGCTGGTCTCGGCGTTCTTCCTGTGCTGGGTGCCCTACCACGCCCTGCTCCTGGTCAAGATGGTCAACAGCAAGAGCCAGTGGGTGAAGCTCGGCCTGCCCGTGGCCACCGGGCTGTCCTACTTCAACAGCTGCGTCAACCCCATCTTGTATTTCTGCGTGGGACTGGACCGGCAAAAGAACTTCAAGAGCAGCATTTCTGGAGCTCTCCGCCGAGCCCTGGAGGACGACGGCATTGGCCCTGTGACCGAAGGCCAAGAGGCTGAGGGACAGGGGGTGATTTTACAGCAAAGCACAAAACCCCAGGATGTTTAA
- the LOC121721308 gene encoding zinc-binding protein A33-like isoform X2: MAEPAKRSRKVQCTLDEPDSIPVPLIDISKHLSALKFSVWEKMLGSIQHSPVTLDPSSAHPQLALTDELSSVHYSIRGKSLPSNPERFDLYVFVLGCEGYSQGVHSWEVEVGNKPNCRIGVARASVPRKGNFTVCPKEGFYTIILRKRELRAGTCPETRLEYDRKPQRIRIQLDCDKGEVTFSDPSEGTHIYTFKDTFTEKMFPLFGPSKDSAQLRICPKGVYVQHER, encoded by the exons atggcagagccagcgaaaagaagcagaaa GGTGCAGTGTACACTAGACGAGCCCGACTCTATTCCTGTGCCTTTGATTGACATCTCTAAGCACTTAAGTGCTCTGAAGTTTAGTGTCTGGGAGAAAATGCTTGGATCGATTCAGCACT CTCCAGTGACGCTGGACCCATCATCGGCCCATCCTCAGCTTGCCTTGACTGACGAGCTGAGCAGCGTCCATTACAGCATCCGGGGGAAGAGCTTGCCCAGTAACCCCGAGCGCTTTGACCTGTATGTGTTCGTGCTGGGCTGCGAGGGCTACAGCCAGGGGGTCCACAGCTGGGAGGTGGAAGTCGGCAACAAACCCAACTGCCGCATCGGAGTAGCTCGCGCGTCCGTGCCCAGAAAGGGCAACTTCACTGTGTGTCCCAAGGAAGGCTTCTACACCATCATCCTGAGGAAGCGCGAGCTCCGTGCCGGCACGTGCCCCGAGACACGTCTGGAGTACGACAGGAAGCCGCAGAGGATCCGCATTCAGCTGGACTGTGACAAGGGCGAGGTGACCTTCAGTGACCCCAGCGAgggcacacacatctacacctTCAAGGACACATTCACTGAGAAGATGTTCCCTCTCTTTGGCCCATCAAAAGATTCTGCTCAACTACGCATCTGTCCCAAGGGCGTTTATGTCCAGCATGAGCGGTGA